The Natrinema salifodinae genome includes a window with the following:
- a CDS encoding phage late control D family protein, whose translation MSAELDNHPRYSPRFKVDIGDQTFQEPGGRIADLVVETTFEGADRFSFTLNYPFDEELDEFAGLSWDDFDVGTDVDISMGYGDDGQLTPLLTGKIQSITGEFAADRGPSVQVSGYGLLWEAMQGTRSDSWSTTTIGDAVTDVLSSYPFSSIEVDSADVKREKLIQNDCSDYRFIHDLASTYGFEFYAKRDAVRFVPRSSAVTDDPVAELWYGESLHDFFGEITQRKRHYQVEVRSWDIGKKTEIVATAGSSDATHKEVFRVPAMSRDEAERIAETKHNRYSDGTVQAHGEADGIPEIRAGETIRLAELGDRFSGDYHVTKATHRMGAAGYRTTFEAVEVSS comes from the coding sequence ATGAGCGCTGAATTGGACAACCATCCACGATATTCACCCCGATTCAAGGTCGATATCGGCGATCAGACGTTCCAAGAGCCGGGCGGCAGGATAGCCGATCTCGTGGTGGAGACGACCTTCGAGGGGGCAGACCGGTTTTCCTTTACGTTGAACTATCCCTTCGACGAGGAACTAGACGAGTTCGCCGGACTGTCGTGGGACGACTTCGACGTCGGAACCGACGTGGACATTTCGATGGGTTACGGCGACGATGGCCAACTCACGCCGCTTTTGACCGGTAAGATCCAGTCGATAACCGGTGAGTTCGCCGCTGATCGAGGTCCCTCAGTGCAGGTGTCCGGATACGGATTGCTCTGGGAGGCGATGCAAGGGACCCGCTCGGACTCGTGGTCGACGACCACCATCGGCGATGCCGTCACGGACGTCCTGTCGTCGTATCCGTTCTCGTCGATAGAGGTAGACAGTGCAGACGTCAAACGCGAGAAACTTATCCAAAACGATTGTAGCGATTATCGGTTCATCCACGATCTCGCTTCGACCTACGGATTCGAGTTCTACGCGAAACGGGACGCCGTCAGGTTCGTTCCGCGATCGTCAGCAGTGACCGACGATCCGGTCGCCGAACTGTGGTACGGGGAATCGCTCCACGATTTCTTCGGCGAAATCACGCAGCGAAAACGTCACTACCAGGTCGAGGTCCGGTCGTGGGACATCGGGAAAAAGACGGAGATCGTCGCGACTGCGGGCAGTTCCGACGCGACACACAAAGAGGTGTTTAGAGTGCCAGCTATGTCACGTGACGAAGCCGAACGTATCGCAGAGACGAAACACAACCGGTACTCCGACGGAACCGTTCAGGCTCACGGCGAGGCCGACGGCATCCCGGAGATACGAGCCGGGGAAACGATCCGACTCGCCGAGCTCGGGGACCGCTTCTCGGGGGACTACCACGTTACGAAGGCGACGCACCGAATGGGCGCCGCAGGCTACCGCACCACGTTCGAGGCGGTAGAGGTGTCATCGTGA
- a CDS encoding baseplate J/gp47 family protein, whose protein sequence is MNDEPIIDERNQEELFETLLERADAYTETWDPNTSDVGRTLLRIFSSFEADTRKRLNEVPAQHLLAFLDALDFDRCPPQAARTPLTFRISTDIDRNVPIPGGTQAIADPAGGDSHLFELPQDGGFEATPARLTDVVGVNPGADVIVDHSDVLEAESTELFTGKNLQSHVLYLGNEAALNLEAGSSLSLSVETAGDAERFFEATVWEYYGEDADGNEGWYELVHPSDGRRGDTEIGVEALQERLQSGSTTVGQANGNGNGNESSVERTFRLPGTTVEREVNGVESRWVRCSIDDRESSVLSTTIESLSVHVASAGREGGLDPDMLLSNDVPLSPDDGPIRPFGRIPHPPATFYVACQEAFTKLGGVVDLEFVSPPTDDAASDENDVTASSRDADAATAGLSGADGIGVLGGSPRLSWEYWNGDGWTRLDSIEDGTDALRTPGVVRFEVPDDVSPTTVSGHENVWIRARLVSGNYGQPSFEVTSEGGRGALVDEPDAPAFGDVSVHYDRGAQSFETVFSYNNAAYSDDLTNRPGAFSPFVETPDARQALYFGFDDVLENGPLTLFVPVTDTTYPQSFDPGVQWEYCVDAAGSEWAKLDAHDRTGGLTERGIVTLTFPDSTTAVELFDRKRHWIRARVTKNEFAIDRGRHGARVESVTPDSEPAGRTEPAAESVPADVASERTTTPPVLEGIYPNTQWAYNTVTIEDETLGSSDGSHDQSFRCAHAPVIDIDVWVDELSTLPAGQRRELIAENPSVVEPEYNSREELTAFWVRWTAVADFLDSEPTDRHYVVNQTLGVVEFGDGTNGAIPPAGQDNVRATYTTGGGSDGNVEAETVSDLKSSVALVESVSNPTPADGGADVESTETLVARSTNRLKHRGRAVTPRDYEQVAKAAFPELARVTCDPDLGAGDGSRVTVLIVPQTEREKPVPSMELKHRVRETLSDHAPASLVAADDADIVVRGPGYGELSIEMTLHATTVKSISLLKGAVERRLDQYLHPLRGNDGDGWDFGVVPDIDDLSEVVAGVDSVAEVLEFDVTIETGGERWSLSEHGTHRSLPRDTLVCNGSHRITVTVEETT, encoded by the coding sequence ATGAACGACGAACCGATCATCGACGAGCGGAATCAGGAGGAACTGTTCGAGACGCTACTCGAACGCGCTGACGCGTATACCGAGACGTGGGATCCGAACACGAGCGACGTCGGGCGAACGCTGTTACGGATCTTCTCGTCGTTCGAGGCCGACACTCGGAAGCGCCTGAACGAAGTTCCGGCGCAACACCTACTCGCTTTTCTGGACGCGCTCGACTTCGATCGCTGTCCACCACAGGCAGCGAGAACGCCACTCACGTTCCGTATCTCGACGGATATCGATAGAAACGTGCCGATTCCGGGTGGAACGCAGGCGATTGCCGATCCGGCCGGCGGTGATTCGCATCTATTCGAACTCCCACAGGACGGTGGCTTCGAGGCGACGCCCGCTCGTTTGACGGACGTCGTCGGCGTCAACCCGGGTGCCGACGTCATCGTCGATCACAGCGACGTCCTCGAAGCGGAATCGACCGAACTATTCACCGGAAAAAACCTGCAATCGCACGTCCTCTATCTGGGAAACGAGGCCGCGCTCAATCTCGAGGCAGGCTCGTCGCTATCGCTCTCGGTCGAGACCGCTGGCGACGCCGAACGGTTTTTCGAGGCGACCGTCTGGGAGTACTACGGCGAGGACGCGGACGGGAACGAAGGGTGGTACGAGCTTGTCCACCCGTCGGACGGACGCCGTGGAGACACCGAAATCGGAGTCGAGGCGCTTCAGGAACGGTTACAGTCCGGCTCGACGACGGTGGGCCAGGCGAACGGGAACGGGAACGGAAACGAGAGCAGTGTCGAACGGACGTTTCGTCTCCCCGGAACGACGGTCGAACGCGAAGTCAACGGCGTCGAGAGCCGGTGGGTTCGGTGTTCTATCGACGACCGCGAGTCGAGCGTTCTCTCGACGACGATCGAGTCGCTGTCAGTACACGTCGCCAGCGCCGGTCGGGAGGGCGGATTGGACCCGGACATGCTGTTGTCGAACGACGTGCCGCTTTCGCCGGACGATGGCCCCATCAGACCGTTCGGTCGGATTCCACACCCGCCGGCGACGTTCTACGTGGCCTGCCAGGAGGCGTTCACAAAACTCGGCGGCGTCGTGGACCTCGAGTTCGTCTCGCCGCCGACCGACGACGCGGCGAGCGACGAGAACGATGTCACGGCCTCGAGTAGGGATGCCGACGCGGCGACAGCCGGTCTCTCCGGAGCCGACGGTATCGGCGTCCTCGGCGGGTCTCCGAGACTCTCCTGGGAGTACTGGAACGGTGACGGGTGGACGCGATTGGATTCGATTGAGGACGGAACTGACGCGCTTCGGACTCCCGGTGTCGTTCGATTCGAAGTCCCGGACGACGTTTCGCCTACGACGGTCTCGGGGCACGAGAACGTCTGGATCCGCGCCCGCCTGGTCAGCGGCAATTACGGCCAGCCGTCGTTCGAGGTGACGAGTGAGGGGGGCCGCGGAGCGCTCGTCGACGAACCCGACGCGCCGGCGTTCGGCGACGTCAGCGTTCACTACGACCGCGGTGCCCAGTCGTTCGAAACCGTATTTAGCTACAACAATGCCGCCTACAGCGACGATCTCACGAACCGGCCGGGCGCGTTTTCGCCGTTCGTCGAGACGCCCGACGCCCGCCAGGCGCTGTACTTCGGGTTCGACGACGTACTGGAGAACGGCCCGCTGACGCTGTTCGTCCCGGTTACGGACACGACCTATCCACAGTCGTTCGATCCCGGAGTCCAGTGGGAGTACTGCGTCGACGCTGCCGGATCCGAGTGGGCAAAGCTCGACGCCCACGACCGAACCGGTGGACTGACCGAACGGGGGATCGTCACGCTCACGTTTCCCGACTCGACGACCGCAGTCGAGTTGTTCGACCGGAAGCGCCACTGGATCCGCGCCCGCGTGACCAAAAACGAGTTCGCTATCGATCGCGGTCGTCACGGCGCTCGAGTGGAGTCGGTCACACCGGATTCGGAGCCCGCTGGCCGAACCGAACCCGCGGCGGAATCGGTTCCGGCCGACGTCGCGAGCGAGCGGACGACGACCCCGCCCGTTCTCGAAGGGATCTATCCGAACACGCAGTGGGCGTACAACACCGTCACGATCGAGGACGAGACACTCGGCTCCAGCGACGGTTCCCACGACCAGTCGTTCAGGTGCGCGCACGCCCCCGTAATCGACATTGATGTGTGGGTAGACGAACTGTCGACCCTGCCGGCCGGACAGCGCCGCGAACTGATCGCTGAGAACCCGTCGGTCGTCGAACCCGAGTATAACTCGCGGGAGGAACTCACCGCGTTCTGGGTCCGCTGGACCGCAGTCGCCGACTTCCTCGATTCGGAGCCGACCGACAGACACTACGTCGTCAATCAAACGCTCGGCGTCGTCGAGTTCGGAGACGGGACCAACGGCGCGATTCCGCCGGCCGGCCAGGACAACGTACGGGCCACGTATACTACTGGTGGGGGAAGCGACGGCAACGTCGAGGCCGAGACGGTATCCGATCTGAAGAGTTCGGTCGCCCTGGTGGAGTCGGTGTCGAACCCGACGCCGGCCGACGGCGGCGCCGACGTCGAATCGACCGAGACGCTCGTCGCGCGCTCGACGAACCGACTCAAACACCGCGGCAGGGCGGTAACCCCTCGTGACTACGAACAGGTCGCCAAAGCTGCGTTCCCGGAACTGGCCCGGGTTACGTGCGATCCCGATCTCGGGGCGGGCGACGGCTCGCGCGTGACGGTGCTGATCGTTCCACAGACCGAACGGGAGAAGCCGGTCCCGTCGATGGAGCTCAAACATCGTGTCCGCGAGACGTTGTCCGACCACGCACCGGCGTCGCTCGTCGCCGCCGACGACGCGGACATCGTCGTCCGCGGACCGGGATACGGTGAGCTATCGATCGAGATGACGCTCCACGCGACCACCGTCAAGAGCATCTCCTTGCTCAAAGGCGCGGTCGAGCGTCGTCTCGACCAGTATCTCCATCCCTTGCGGGGGAACGATGGGGACGGCTGGGACTTCGGTGTCGTCCCGGATATCGACGACCTCTCCGAGGTCGTCGCCGGCGTCGATTCCGTCGCCGAGGTGCTCGAATTCGACGTCACGATCGAGACCGGCGGCGAACGGTGGTCGCTGTCGGAACACGGGACCCACCGCTCGCTCCCACGAGACACGCTCGTCTGCAACGGCTCTCACCGGATCACCGTCACCGTGGAGGAGACGACGTAA
- a CDS encoding CIS tube protein, which produces MATGGKLEKAQIMIVNGKRKGETIECKFNPNSYTLEKSVNYGEMKATGSGASIMQFVDGNAETLSMELFFDTTDELESDDVDDAAVDVRERYTKYIDLLLSVDGELHAPPVCRFVWGDGIDFTALVRSANKQFTKFLPSGIPIRARVSIVFSEFKTADYHKSEVAPESTDKTKVWTVTEGDTLWLIASEEYGDPSHWRTIANQNDIANPRAIEPGETLELPPL; this is translated from the coding sequence GTGGCGACTGGTGGCAAACTCGAGAAGGCACAGATCATGATCGTAAACGGGAAACGAAAGGGAGAGACGATCGAGTGTAAGTTCAACCCGAACTCCTACACGCTCGAGAAGAGCGTCAACTACGGCGAAATGAAAGCCACGGGATCGGGGGCGTCGATCATGCAGTTCGTGGACGGGAACGCGGAGACGCTTTCGATGGAACTGTTCTTCGATACGACCGACGAACTCGAGTCGGACGATGTCGACGACGCTGCAGTCGACGTTCGCGAGCGGTACACGAAGTACATCGACCTGCTGCTGTCGGTCGACGGAGAGTTACACGCGCCGCCGGTCTGCCGGTTCGTCTGGGGTGACGGAATCGACTTCACGGCGCTGGTCCGGAGCGCTAACAAACAGTTCACCAAGTTCCTTCCGAGCGGAATCCCGATCCGGGCTCGCGTGTCAATCGTCTTCTCCGAGTTCAAGACGGCCGACTATCACAAGTCGGAGGTGGCCCCCGAATCGACGGACAAGACCAAGGTGTGGACGGTAACCGAGGGAGACACGCTCTGGCTCATTGCGTCGGAGGAGTACGGTGACCCGTCCCACTGGCGAACGATCGCAAACCAGAACGACATCGCCAACCCGCGCGCGATAGAGCCGGGGGAAACGCTCGAACTACCGCCGCTGTAG
- a CDS encoding PAAR domain-containing protein, with protein sequence MKPAARLGDATAHGTPLTGTASPNVLIGKRPAWRAGADVHTCPLTSGAVPHVGGTVAMGSESVLINKLPAARMGDKIIENGPPNTIVGGCPTVHIG encoded by the coding sequence ATGAAACCCGCAGCAAGACTTGGCGATGCGACCGCACACGGAACGCCGCTGACCGGTACCGCGAGTCCGAACGTGTTGATAGGAAAGCGCCCAGCGTGGCGCGCCGGCGCAGACGTTCACACCTGTCCGCTGACGTCGGGGGCCGTCCCGCACGTCGGCGGTACCGTCGCGATGGGAAGCGAGAGCGTGTTGATCAACAAACTGCCGGCGGCGAGGATGGGCGACAAAATAATCGAGAATGGGCCGCCAAACACGATCGTTGGCGGCTGTCCAACCGTTCACATCGGGTGA
- a CDS encoding GPW/gp25 family protein gives MADDFLGTGWQYPVTSDQRGDIELSDAEADIREAIRIILGTAKGERIMRPEFGCDIHDHVYSSASPSTLNLIESSVREALVRWEPRIDVEDLTARTDAEDPNRILIEIDYRVRTTNSLANMVYPFHITEGDG, from the coding sequence GTGGCGGACGACTTCCTCGGAACCGGGTGGCAGTACCCGGTTACGTCAGACCAGCGTGGCGACATCGAACTTTCCGACGCCGAAGCCGACATTCGGGAAGCGATCAGAATCATCCTCGGAACGGCGAAAGGCGAGCGCATCATGCGCCCGGAGTTCGGCTGTGACATCCACGATCACGTCTACTCGTCCGCGTCGCCGTCGACGCTGAATCTCATCGAGAGTAGCGTCCGCGAGGCGCTCGTGCGCTGGGAGCCGCGGATCGACGTCGAGGACCTTACCGCCAGAACCGACGCCGAGGATCCGAACAGAATTCTGATCGAGATCGACTACCGCGTTCGGACGACGAACAGCCTGGCGAACATGGTCTATCCGTTTCACATCACGGAAGGAGATGGGTGA
- a CDS encoding phage baseplate assembly protein V, protein MSDPGIFDGETSEGGIQGVVVGIVTDNEDPKDLGRVKLRFPWRDTDDESHWARLAAPMAGDEYGTYFLPEVDEEVLVAFENGDIHNPYVVGSLWNGAQKPPRRNAGNNDIREIRSRSEHTIAFDDGDDGSITIRTSDGHEIIVDDSNGVETITISDDRGDNTITLDSSKGRISIAADDELDLSAPNVTIDGSKSVEIAGGTDVTISSKNTIELSSKARLDISSSGLMGIDSTGPLTIRGAIIQLN, encoded by the coding sequence GTGAGCGATCCGGGCATCTTCGACGGCGAGACCTCCGAGGGCGGTATTCAGGGTGTCGTCGTCGGCATCGTTACCGACAACGAGGATCCGAAAGACCTGGGTCGCGTAAAGCTCCGGTTCCCGTGGCGAGATACGGACGACGAGAGCCACTGGGCCAGGCTCGCCGCACCGATGGCGGGCGACGAGTACGGGACGTACTTTCTGCCCGAGGTCGACGAGGAGGTGCTCGTCGCGTTCGAGAACGGGGACATCCACAATCCGTACGTCGTCGGGTCACTCTGGAACGGAGCGCAAAAGCCACCACGGCGAAACGCCGGGAACAACGATATTCGCGAGATCCGGTCGCGAAGCGAACATACGATCGCGTTCGACGACGGCGACGACGGGAGCATTACGATCCGAACGAGCGACGGACACGAGATCATCGTCGACGATTCGAACGGCGTAGAGACGATCACGATCAGCGACGACCGGGGGGACAACACCATCACGCTCGACTCCTCGAAGGGACGGATTTCGATCGCCGCCGACGACGAACTCGATCTGTCGGCCCCGAACGTCACGATCGATGGATCGAAGTCGGTCGAAATCGCCGGTGGCACGGACGTCACGATCTCGAGCAAGAACACGATCGAACTGTCGAGCAAGGCCCGGCTAGATATTTCGAGCAGCGGACTGATGGGGATCGATTCGACGGGACCGTTGACGATCCGCGGCGCCATTATTCAACTGAACTGA